From the genome of Solibacillus sp. FSL H8-0538:
TTATCATCGCAAGCCCAGCAATCTGTTAGTGAACGAGACAAACTAGAGGCAATGACAACATTAGCAGCGCAATATGGTCAATTACCGTTTACAATTATTGATCCATGGAAGGATTTAAAGACAAAAGAAACTAATAAAGTTTGGACAATCCGCATTTCTGAAGAAGTAGCCAATAGAAAACTTGTTCACGTTTATGATAATTTCGGACGTGAAGTAGCAACAGAAATAAAAATAAGCGGCCAACAAATTACCACTAGGCCACTGACAAGCTTTGTGAAGGTTCATATGTATCAATTAATAATCGGTAAGGGCTTGCAAGGAGCAGAAAATACAGTCTTAAAAGCAGACATATGTTCGAAGTTTGAAGTATAGTAGGGAGATTTTGAGCATGCATAATTATAATCATCAAAATCCTTTCGTAGCAACGATAGCTACGAAAGGATTTTTTTTGCGCTAAATATAATATTCTCTAGAACGCTGATATTAAAAAGTAGCTAGTGACCACCATCAAAACGTCTCGGAAAGTTTAGTAGTCCTACTGTGATTCTCACTACAATCCAGTTCGGTCAATTTAGCAGAAGTAATAAATATTTAAAAATTGAAAATTATTACATTTTAACCGATAAAATGTTTATAACCATGTCTAACTTTATTTTTTTATAGCTTATTTAATCTAATGATAGTTTAATAAACTTTTTTGCAAATTTACGTACGATAAATATATGTAAACACTATATAACCTGAAATAATTTATAAAAAAATCCACCTAACTAATATTTTCTAAACAAAATAAAGGAGGTTTAACTATGAGTAAAAATAAAAAACTAATCGTCGCAACATTACTGGCTGTTCCGGCAGCGGTGGTTGTAGTGGATGAAGTGAGGGTAAGTGCAGAACAGGCCGTACAAGAAGGAATAGTAGTTGTACCTGGTAACTTCCCGCAAATTGAAACGAGTAGTATTAGTACTTTTAATACTGGGACGACATTGACAGTAACAGATGTTGCAACATTAAAACCGCTATTAAAAGCGGAAATGGAGAACTTTAACAAAAATATAACAATTAAATATACAAAATCTCCAGCAGGGACACCTATTGCGAATGAGGGAGAAATCTATAATTTAGTTAATGGTGCTATTACAGAGATTTTTAGTGATTTATATACACAACCAGATCCAAAATCAGATCAAAGCTTAGAGGGCATTTTCAACGGTTATAAATATACGTACCGTTATGAAAATAATGTTGCGACGATTCAATTGAGCATGAACTATTTGACGAATAGTAGTGATAATAAAACAGCAGAAAATATGATTTACACACAATTCAGTGGCTATACTGTTAAATCATCATTAGAAAAGATTAAACTAGCTCACGATTATATTATCAAGCTTGGCACATATTCTAATAATGTAGTAAATGGAAAATTTCCAAATGCCGTACATACATTATTGACAACTGGAAATGGAAGTGCACATGCGTATTCATTGCTTGCATATAAAGCTGCAAGAATAATGGGGGTAGAAGTTCGTCATGTTACAGGACGTTTAAATGGTGCGCTACATTCGTGGAATATTGTAAAAATGGAAGATAATAAATGGTATTATTGGGATGTTTTATTGGATGACTTATTAAGTTTAACGTCTAATGGTAATGAGCAAATTTCGTATAAACACTTTTTAACTAATAGTGGTACTTATACTGCTGAAACAATTCATACTCTCGAAATCGTTGATGGGGGAACTATTTATAATGATGAATTCCAAAAATTTAATTCCTCTGTGCACGTAGGCTCGGTCGTGTATTTTTCAAATTTATCGGATGATAAATTGAGAAAGCATGATTTAACAAATGGTTTAACTACGGGTTTAAGTTTGCCAATCAGTACAGACCAAGCTGATTTACAGGTGAAATTTCTCCAACAATTTAATGGGTGGCTATATTTTATTAATTTAGCAGACCAACAAATTTATAAAATTAAATTAGATGGTACGGATTTAACTTCGATTACATCTGAATCCGTTACAGAATTACAAATCATTGAAGGAGAATTAAAGTATAAGACAACTAATGGTCTTTCTAAATCAATGGTGTTAAACGGTTCAACTGATGAAGTAGTTGAAGCAGTAAAAGCAATAATTAACGCATTAGATGCTGATTCTGTAGCACTAGAAATTATTAAAGCTCGATTAGTATTTGAAGCATTAACATTACAACAAAAAATTGATGTTGGGGATATAAGCAAGCTTACTAATCTTGAAGTAACAGATTTCTATAATGGCCTGAATTTAGTAATGCAAGAAATCGAAAAATTAAATATTTATTTACCTAATTATAGAGAGTTAATTAGTAGAATTGACGAATTAATTAATAATTTAACGGCAAGTGAAAAAAATAAAATAGCAAACATCGATAAATTAACAACAATTAGAAACCAAGTAAGTGTAGATGAAGGTGTTGTGTCAACATGGCAAACTAAAGTAGAAAAATTACAGACGAATTTATCATATACTGGGGTAGAGCAAGCAAGAGCCCAATATAATGCAATGACACCATCACAAAAAAATCGTGAAAACGCGACGGGAAATTGGAATTCTCGATTAATAGCATTAGAAGCGACAGTGAAAGCTGATAAAGAAGAAGCGCAAAAAATACAATATGCTATCAGTGGGTTAAATGAAAACTCAGTATCGTTTATTTTAGATACCGAACGTATACAAGGTGAGTATGATGATCTTGATAATCTTCAAAAACAATATATAGGAAGCGCAACAATTGCTAATGCTGTATCTAAGGCAACAAATCATAAGGAAACAGCAATTGCATTTTTAGATAAATTATATGGATGGATTCAATTAACAAACCCAATAACGCAAACAACGCCAACTATTACACAAATTGAAAGAGCCCGCAGTGAGTATTACAATTTCTTACCAGCTATTAGAGGTTATATTGATATCAAAGGTATAAGCTATACAGCTACCGGTGAATCAGTAGCCAAACCGATTTTAAGTACATTTAAAATCAACATGCACCTTTATGCAGGGATGGATCAAGATGTTATTAATGTAGTGAAACTAATAGAATTACTTAATTCAGAAAATATTAGTGAACTTGCTTTTAGAACAGCAAATGAGGCATATATTGCATTAAAAACGAAAGATTATGATAAGCAAGGCAACGTACCAGCCCATTTGGTTACTAAGTTAAACACTATTGCACAGGATATTATCGATAGTACAACAGCAGCCCTAAATTGGAACAACCTTGCTATTACATTAACGGATGATAATTATGCAACCTATTTACTACAACTTACAACGGACTATGCTGCATTATCTACGTATGGGAAAAGTTTAATTAATTCCAAAGCAAAAGCTAAATATGACTTATATATCGCCAAATCAGCTGCATTAGATGTTGTAGCGGAAATTGAGGCTTTAGGCGAAAGCCCTGATGGAACAGCTACTAATACAGCGCGAGCGCATTTTGAAGCATTATCTGATGAAGGAAAAGTTTTTGTTACGAACATTAGTAAACTAGAATTTGCTGAAGCTAATATTGTAACTAAGGAAATTATGGATGATTTGAATGAGATAATTCCTGCAGCACCAGCACTAACTGACTTTGATTATTTAAGAACAAAATATAATGACTTAACAGAAGGTGCCCAAGAAAAAGTATCTTCAGAAGCTATTAAGCGTTTAGAGCTTTATGAAGCAGCGTATGTAGATAATGAAATCAGTAAATTAACAGAAATTTCTACAATAGCGGCAGTGAACGCAGTTAGAAAACTAGTCGAAGAATTAACAGATGGTGCAAGAGGGGAATTAAAGAATCTCCAAAAATTAGAGCAGATTGAAGCAATAATTGTTAACCCTAATGAAAGAATTGCAGCAAAAGCAGTTGACGAAGAAATCCTTCGTCTTTATGAAAAAATTGAAACTGTAACTCGTGAAGAGTTGGATATTTTATTAGACATGTATGTAGCTATAGGTGTTACAGCTCAAGGGTATGTTAAAGAAAAAGCCAATCTTGCCAAGATTAAAGCAGCTGTCGAAGCACGTGAGGCTGATGCGGAGGCAGAAAAAGAACGTATTGATGCGCTGAAGGAAAAAGCAAAGCCAGTAATTAATCTAATTACAGCACTAAGCGACCACAGCACGAAGGAAAAGCTTGCAGAGGTTCGCGCGGCATATGAGGCACTTGATGCTAATGTGAAGCCGTATGTAACGAATTTAGAAAAGTTAGTGGAGCTAGAGAGAAAAATTACGGAAAAAGAAGCCGAGGAACTAGCAAAAGAACAAGCGCTTGTCGTTGAAAATCAAATCAACGCGCTAAGTGATCGTTCAACATTAGAAGAAGTGAAAAAAGTGAAAGCGGCTTACGATGCGCTTTCTGAGCAAGCAAAAGGGCAGGTTTCAGCAAGTGCGGTAAGTAAATTGACAAGCTTATTAGCAAGCAAAGAAACGGAATACAAAGACACACATGAAAAAGCCCAAGCTGAAGCGAAAGTGGTGTTCGACCGCATCGCCAAAATTAAAACGTCAACATCGACAAAAGAATTACAATCGATTCGCCGTGCATATGAGGCACTAACGGATTTAGCGAAAACGTATGTGACAAATATTGCCCGACTTGCCGAATTTGAAGCGTATCAAAAATACCAAGAAACAGTTGTTGCTGCAGCAAAAAAAGAAGCCGCGGCATTTGATGCGTACATGGTAAATTTAAACCGCAACTCGACAACACAAGAAATCGCAAAAGCACGTGCGTATTATAATATGCTATCTGCAGAAGCAAAAAAGCATGCAACAGCGTATTCCAAACTAGTCCACTTAGAAACAATGTGGTCAGACCCGGATTACATTAACTTATATATCAATTATTATCCATATTACACAGAACAAAAGCCTTCTGGTGGTATTGAAGTAACGCCTCCGAAGTTCGATCCATTGTACATTCCTGATGCGGTCGCGACAGTTGACCTAGATCAAGGCGAGTTGTTGATGGATTACCGTAATGGTGGTTACACAGCGACGGTTTTCGAATCGGATGTAGCCAAATTGGACAAGCAAAAATTAATTTTAACTGCTTCATCAAATATCGAGCTGTCCTTGCCAATAAAAGACTTAAAAGCATTAAAAGAAATGCCAGTAACAGTCGCGACAACACTTAGTTATAAATCGGTTACGATTAGCTTTACAGAAGGCTATGCGCCAAAAACATTCTCTGATTTTGTGGAAATCAAAGTGCCAGTTAGTGAGCTTTCTACTACGGAAAGCGCGATGATTTACCGGAAATTAGCGAACGGTACATTAGAGGCAGTTACTTACCAAATACGCAATGATGCATTTATTATTAAGACGAAAACGGGTGGGACATTTGTAGCGGAAGCAAAATCGACAGCTACAGGTGCATCGGGCTACAACGATACGCGATCAAATGCCAATAGCCAGTATATTAATGAGCTTGCGAAACGTAGTATTGTATCAGGTGCAAGTGGATCAAATTATTACCCCAACCAAAATATTACACGCGGCGATTTTGCCATCATGGTTGCGCGTGCGGCGAATTTAACGTCTACATCGTCATCCAACTTGACGGATGTTCGCAACACAGAGAATGCAAATTTAATTCAAGCACTAGTGGATACAAATATTATGGTAGGCATTAATGATAAACGCTTTAATATGAACGGAACTGTAACACGTGAGCAAGCAGCGGTTGTTTTTGCCCGTCTGTTTAGACATTTAAACATGGACGTCGCACTTATGAAAAATGAGCAACAAGCAAGCTTTACCGATATAAAAAATTTATCGTACGAATCTCGCAATAGTATTGCCCTTATGGAGTTGCTTGATATTTTTGAAGGAAATTCAACAAATACCTTTAACCCAAATGACCAATTAACACGTGCACAAATGGCAAAATTGCTATACAAAGCAATGGAAGTTGCGGAATTAATATAACTGCAAAAAACTTATGACAATCAAATTAGATTGGTCATAAGTTTTTTATTTTCCAAACAAAAGTAAAAAAAAAGTAGGGGTTATTTCGGATGCTAAAATATCCGGAGCCCGCTTAAATACTAA
Proteins encoded in this window:
- a CDS encoding S-layer homology domain-containing protein translates to MSKNKKLIVATLLAVPAAVVVVDEVRVSAEQAVQEGIVVVPGNFPQIETSSISTFNTGTTLTVTDVATLKPLLKAEMENFNKNITIKYTKSPAGTPIANEGEIYNLVNGAITEIFSDLYTQPDPKSDQSLEGIFNGYKYTYRYENNVATIQLSMNYLTNSSDNKTAENMIYTQFSGYTVKSSLEKIKLAHDYIIKLGTYSNNVVNGKFPNAVHTLLTTGNGSAHAYSLLAYKAARIMGVEVRHVTGRLNGALHSWNIVKMEDNKWYYWDVLLDDLLSLTSNGNEQISYKHFLTNSGTYTAETIHTLEIVDGGTIYNDEFQKFNSSVHVGSVVYFSNLSDDKLRKHDLTNGLTTGLSLPISTDQADLQVKFLQQFNGWLYFINLADQQIYKIKLDGTDLTSITSESVTELQIIEGELKYKTTNGLSKSMVLNGSTDEVVEAVKAIINALDADSVALEIIKARLVFEALTLQQKIDVGDISKLTNLEVTDFYNGLNLVMQEIEKLNIYLPNYRELISRIDELINNLTASEKNKIANIDKLTTIRNQVSVDEGVVSTWQTKVEKLQTNLSYTGVEQARAQYNAMTPSQKNRENATGNWNSRLIALEATVKADKEEAQKIQYAISGLNENSVSFILDTERIQGEYDDLDNLQKQYIGSATIANAVSKATNHKETAIAFLDKLYGWIQLTNPITQTTPTITQIERARSEYYNFLPAIRGYIDIKGISYTATGESVAKPILSTFKINMHLYAGMDQDVINVVKLIELLNSENISELAFRTANEAYIALKTKDYDKQGNVPAHLVTKLNTIAQDIIDSTTAALNWNNLAITLTDDNYATYLLQLTTDYAALSTYGKSLINSKAKAKYDLYIAKSAALDVVAEIEALGESPDGTATNTARAHFEALSDEGKVFVTNISKLEFAEANIVTKEIMDDLNEIIPAAPALTDFDYLRTKYNDLTEGAQEKVSSEAIKRLELYEAAYVDNEISKLTEISTIAAVNAVRKLVEELTDGARGELKNLQKLEQIEAIIVNPNERIAAKAVDEEILRLYEKIETVTREELDILLDMYVAIGVTAQGYVKEKANLAKIKAAVEAREADAEAEKERIDALKEKAKPVINLITALSDHSTKEKLAEVRAAYEALDANVKPYVTNLEKLVELERKITEKEAEELAKEQALVVENQINALSDRSTLEEVKKVKAAYDALSEQAKGQVSASAVSKLTSLLASKETEYKDTHEKAQAEAKVVFDRIAKIKTSTSTKELQSIRRAYEALTDLAKTYVTNIARLAEFEAYQKYQETVVAAAKKEAAAFDAYMVNLNRNSTTQEIAKARAYYNMLSAEAKKHATAYSKLVHLETMWSDPDYINLYINYYPYYTEQKPSGGIEVTPPKFDPLYIPDAVATVDLDQGELLMDYRNGGYTATVFESDVAKLDKQKLILTASSNIELSLPIKDLKALKEMPVTVATTLSYKSVTISFTEGYAPKTFSDFVEIKVPVSELSTTESAMIYRKLANGTLEAVTYQIRNDAFIIKTKTGGTFVAEAKSTATGASGYNDTRSNANSQYINELAKRSIVSGASGSNYYPNQNITRGDFAIMVARAANLTSTSSSNLTDVRNTENANLIQALVDTNIMVGINDKRFNMNGTVTREQAAVVFARLFRHLNMDVALMKNEQQASFTDIKNLSYESRNSIALMELLDIFEGNSTNTFNPNDQLTRAQMAKLLYKAMEVAELI